The genomic segment actggagtattttaacctaaaatgagttcatgaagcaagaGGCTTGTTACAAAAATTATgataggacattagagtcaatcttttagtacttttactttctatacttaagtacatttgaatgtgaatacttttgtaattttactcaagttgaggtctagagtaaggacttctaatcttactggagtaatatttcacTTTGgttatctctactttaactcaagtacatggtttgtttactttgtccaccactgcttaacATTAGGAGCCAATGACGACTTAAGCAGCCCCCCCCAACCTTTGTAGCCCAAGCTAGTTCTCTTACACTAGCTGTTCTCTAGCATAACTGGCATCACAACCTATCTTTCAGCATGCTACCCGTTTGCTGCCAAGCACAGAAATATAAGAGGGAGACTACATCGTACCCAGGAGGTTGTTCATAGATGTGACCAGGTTAGGGTCTTACAATGTCTCTCCTGCCATCCAGAGTTTGTTGCAGTGGCCCTAAATCCTTACATTCTGCAAGCTGTTCATGGCATTTATCAGCAACTAAAGGGAGACTTGCAAGAATCCCCACTTAATCAGTCCCTCTGGTTACCTAAACATATGTTGAACACTATCAATATAATGCTAGTGAAGTCTAAAAGGCTAaacctaaataaacaaacaaacaaattgacaaatacaatatatatgaactactaataataactaaCTAGAACTAACATGCTACATTTCTAACTAACTAACAACTGCATTTCAGCtattaatgaaaaaagtaaCTACACCGTAACACTAGGGTCACGAAGTAACCCGTTTAGCTGCTTCACTAAACATTACTACACACTGCTGCCAATCGCAGCAGTTAGACTGCTGAAACAGTTCTCATCTTTACCACCAACACAAATTTCTTTACAACAGTGGTGATGGGTACCCAGAGTGATTGTGTCTGCATAAATTTagccattttgtttattatCCAAAACTGTGAAGCTTTCATATGCACTAAACATGTTGGACATCTGGTTCTAACCACCATCACTCTGAACAATTCAGGATctgaaagtttctctagaaaagaGGATTTCACATTAAACTGCTAACATCTTAAAgtagtttaatgtttaaatctCCCTgatttaaacattaataaaagtcCCTGTCAACATAGCTTCAAATGTCTTAATATTTGCTTTACTAGTAAAGATATGCCATGGCAAAGGTTTACAAGTGTTCTTTTAAGAAACATATAAAGAAATACAaattaatagtaaataaatgctccaaaaattctgagctgctgctgctgtaattgtGTGGGCATATCAGAAAGCAAAATGAAAGAGTGGCATCTCTCTATGTAACAAGCACTATCTGATTTGTATTTTGGCAGACCTGATGTCAACTGTGCCAAATTTAGTCTCATCCAAATCGAACTGAAGAAAGCAgcagaaagaacaaaaatgtcTGAGAACACCACACATTTACTGTCAttataaaaacatcacaaaaattaaatacaatatTAAGAAGATAATCGGGAACATAAGTAGACAGGagctttaaaggtgcagtgtgtaagactTGGCAGCATCTAGCAGTGAGGTTGCAGACTGCAACCAACataccaccaccccccccccccccctccatcaACCCTCCCATTCCAAGCATGCAGTAGAACCTATGATGGTTGCGTTTTCCTTTCTTTGAGGACGAGGACTCATCCTCTTATTCTTTTCCTTGTAATAAATAGTAAAAGTGATCCTCCACTCATCAAACTTTGGGTTCTCAAATAGAAAATTGTCAGAAAACACAAGCAGcaaccactgattcttcttcCTTCTACGTCTTCCAACCAGTGCTACAGTGCCGCCAAATTCAAGCCGCCACTTcaatgtaaaaatgcaaaaaacactCCCTAGactcagtgtttgttttgtccgttctgggctactgtagatACACGGCAGCACAACATGGTGGTCTTTGATGGAAGAGGAACCATTCTctatgtagatatgaagggctcattctaaTCTAACAAAAAACCTACCAATTTGCAGTTACAGGTAATTATACACTCATGAAAACATAGATTTGTATACTAAATTCCATTTCTGCTAACAGATACCTGTAAACCTAACACATTGTACCTTTAACAACTGAATTGTACACAAagtatgaatttttttttttctttcaaatttgcATTTAAGGCATTATCCAACTAGTCTTTTTCCCTCCAATTTGACCAAAATCATCAGGGGTGTGCAAACCCTGGGCTAAAGAATATGATGCTGGGCCAGAGGGAAAATTAAACTACAACACAAGGGACATTCAGGACCGGAGTAAATGCCAAGACTGATATACTGGCATCCACTGAGCTTAGACACAAGAAAGCAGAGAAACTCACCTCTAAGTTCTGGCATTCCTGTGCTGAGTTGGTGGGGAGTCCAATCCACTTgatctctttcttctcttttgagATTATGTTCATGGCCATCAACACGTTGAGGGCATCATATACACGCCGCCGAATATTCTTCTGATCATACACATGCTGGTAAGAAAGGGAGTAAGGGAATACAATTAGAGATGCAACAACAATTTTCCCTATGCACAATACAGACTCCGATACAGTACTGAATTTCAAATATGTTTCATTGCTGGGGCTGGGATATAATGTTAAGTCTCTGTCACAATATTTTCCTAATACGTTATGGGACCACGGTATTTGGGAATGTTTAAGTTTACATTAATAAAGTCAATGAACCCATGCACaatcttttaaaatgtcttgttttaaCTACACTATTTTGTTCTGATTTATTctcttaaaattaaaataagtctTAAATAATGTATTTCAGTTAAGCAGCTGAGACATTGCTATTTTGCAGAACATGACATTACCATAGACATAGTATTGGGCGGTACACTGGTTCGTCCAGGATACCAGCTGAAATTCTTCCTCAGGTACGAGTTGTCATAACTGCCATTCTGGTATGCCACAAAAGGTGCAGATAATGTGGCATACAAACTGTACAAACCACACTAATGTTAGTCTATTTAGCCAACTGGGTGAGGCATGGATGCAGTGGTtatgtttcaaatgaaaatgagtcGTCCTTTGACCTTGACCTTCCTACTGCATCTGAAGTACTACACTTTGCTTATGAGGCAGTGAGCATAAAGGAATGACCGGTCTTTGGTGTCCATGTTAGGCATAGGCTAACCCTCAGAGTGCCACCTGAGAAGCCGTCTGACTGAGAAGATGTCTTCAGCTGCTTCAAACGATGCTGCAGTCTCAGGGCCTTGGACCAGCTAGTAATGATGGCCGGTACTGATAGCCtgcaatattttccaaattccagcagtgtctgatCAAGTGTGCGAGACATAACTAAAGATTTTGGCCTCTTATCTGAATTGCACCTTAAATGCTCCAGCAGTAACTTTCAAATGATTTTACAGAATGCTGCTActtttaaggtgaaacaggaaattTGACCAAAAAGCTGCCCATTAAGAAGCTTTGCAGAAATTCATTTTTGCAAGACCTACGGGACTCGTGTCAGAGAGCAATATTGACATAGGTTTACCTATTTATtgatcagttttgtttttactattttacacaacaaaatgtttgatttaCTTTAACTGTTGGTAATGTCTCTTACTAAAAAGTGACAGGACACCCAAGATTAATAAACCACATATTCTGTGCTCTACACCAAAATCAGAGGTTTTAACTATACCGTGGAAAAACTTTCAGCCATACTGCTCCATATTTTACATATACTGCTCATTAATCAAtaattttaaaactaaaaagtaATACTGTTATGCGACCAGAAAACTTATTGTCTAGCACTTTGCAATGCTGAACAGCTGTATCAACTGTTTTGTTGTAATCTCTGGATAGTTGTATTACAAGAAAGCATTACATTTTTAAGGACTAAAACAACTGAGGAAATAACCAACAGTGCAGGTGTCTTCCATAAAACAATCTGAGAACACATGACTTTAGAGGTTTAATAGACAatcaaaacatgaaacaaactaTGTGCAACATTCTGGTCTTTACCGCTTCGTTTGGAGAGATATGGTTGTCACCAGAGCTGAATTCAGCCACCAGCTCATCTGCTACTTCATTGTATGTGGTGACACCCTTCCTCTGTACCTTCTCACAGACCTTCATAGAGAAATGCCTCAGCCCTTTCCCATTCTTATCCCCTTTCTTACTTCTCTTCCTGTGGACAGAGCATTAGCATAACATCTAAAAGGGCTTGACTTCACTCTagaataaaaaatgattttttcacACTTCATTTAGCTTAATTAAACCACACAGAGGGATTTCACTGAATCcactgctgctggaacaaaacttACAAAAACTGAAATTCAGGTGGGAATGCTTTGGTTTCAGCTTACCCTGAGGACCATGGTGAGGCATCAGGGGGCTGGCTCTGAGTGATGAACTGAGAACTGGGTGTGTGAGGACTGTTCATAAGGAGAACATTGGACCCACTCGGCCTTTGGGGTGTACCAATGACCTGTATAGCATATAGCAGCAAGCATATCACTCGCAACTCAAAAAAGTAGACAAGCTACGTGGTTTTGTTGGAAACAGCATATATACTCTGTACTGTTTTGCTGAAttgggatcattgtcctgcttaAAGACTTACCATCTGTGGTGCAATGTTGACATTGGAAGGACCCAGAGTTTTTGGCAACAGTTGTTTTCCCACTCCAACTGACTGTGGATGTACAGTCACTAAAGACAAAACCCCTAAAGGGTAAAACACAGTTACAATATGCAGCACATAATGCAGGACACGAAAGTGGTATGTACTTTACCTAGCACTTTTAACAAAGCCTGGGGCCTGTCTCATGAGGCAGGACAGTGGATCACCTTCACCAAGCTACATAGGCATGGCAACTTATGCTATAAGCCTAACCTGCTTCAAGGTAGGTAAAGTCCAGAATATTTTTGCTCAGAAACCCCTCTTGGACCATTCAAGGATGACCTTCTTGCAGACATGGACCCACCTGATCCTTTACAGgtcaaccccccaccccacaaaCTGCTGCAAGTAATTAATGCACATAgctctccaaaaaaaaaaaaatcaagagatTAAATGAAGACCTGCACAGCAACAACTCACCTAGCCCTAGTGACATTTGAACAGCTTCATCAGTGTGACAaattcagaggaaaaagaaattcaaataaTTATAACCAAGAGCAACACTTAAAGGAAATACGTTTGATatgatatataaaatgtgttttgatatataaacacattttaataattcCCTGTGGAATGAGGCAACTGTGAGGAGCATAAAACATAACACCAATCTGTTGTATGGTATACTTTACACGGTCAATTTTCTTCTGTGATGCAAAGATATCTATCAAGGCGTTGATTCTGCATGCTAATGACCATTGCTCTCACTGGCTCAGTACAGTGGGTGGAGTAAGGAGTGTGGAAATTGTGCCATGGTGGTACAATGGCTGCAGCAGAGCACAGTGTACCAAATGTTCACCTTTATAAGCTTGTTTATGCTGAAAGCAGTCACTAAAGCTATGCTCTCCCagtccaaatctgatttttggcatATCTAGATTATATGATAGTTTGGACAGCAAAAAATGTCAATAGAAATAAGTGTCTCTCAGTCTGGAAGCTCTGGCTGctcaaattaaatttaaaagtcTTTTGTGTCACTTGCAATATGACAAACAACGACAATATCAAATCCAGACTGATGGACATGCTGGAATTCAAGTAGAGCACGAAAGATTTATGCTTATGCCAGAGACTTTTGAAAGATTCAGAAGGTGAAATGacatctccatctctcctgcattTGCATTTGAAATATACTTTACCAGTGTAGCTACGTAGGTAATGACACCTACATCATTATCACAACAGCCCATGCAGATAAGttgatgtctggacacacaaattCAACCTGATCACTCACAAATGACAGGGCAGACAGTCGTATCAAAAGATTTTATTCAATCAAGGATTTGATAAACAAATCTGAATTTCCTGTAGTCTGAACACAGAATAAATCATGAACAGGTGTCAGCAAAGCATGTCATTACCCAgaaatgtttaatgcagaaacttGTCAtttgcataagtgggttttgtTTACCTGTTCTGTCCCTGCTAAGATAATGCCAAATTCTGCTGGCCTTAAAAAGAGGATTTTAACTGTAATGTAAAGTGTAATACTCAAAGCCTGTCTCTGAATATTACAGTAGCCTGCTACCGATATCCCAAGTAGCAAGCTATGTCAAGCAGCAAATCATAACAGCCTGTaccatgttttctgtaaaagGGACATACTTCAAAACAGATATTTCACTACAAGTTCTTGGGTGGCAGATACGGTGACAAGTAATGAATTTGTGAAATGTCAAGGAAAATGCACTTTTGTTTACTATGTCTCCTTTAACACAGTGTCACTCACGCAGCTTTTTTATGGTTCTAATGGCTTTACCTTATTAAATTTGACATAGAATGCACATCTAGTTACATCAACTACTGCTTTGCTCACCTTTGCCAGGGCTGAGATTCTGGTCAATGAAAACCTTTAGCTCCCCATTGGCCTCAATCAGATCAGCCTATGGAGAAGAACAGAATGATGACAAATTCATTGCTCATGCTAATGGAGAGGCTCTCACATGCAAccaaaaagcagaaataaaacactTACATCTTTAGCCATGATCCTTGGGGAAGAGGAGCAAAGGCCTGGTCTAACTGGAGATTCAAAGCCAAATGTTCACAAAGGAGTATGCCTGCAAATGAACAAATAGAGTGCTTTTGGCACAAAAGTATGTCAGTGCAGTAACCGAGGTTACTAGCAAACATTTGGTTCACATTGAACCAAAACGTCCTATCTGAGCAACATTTCTACTATAACTAACACAATATGGTTGACCTAAATCCCTAAGCACTTATTAAAAGACTGTTTGCAGTTTGGAGTGCATGACTCCAGAAGCTCGTCTGCTCTGACATGTGCTGCTCTCAAAAGCAGGGGGGCTACACTACAGCAGGCCGCAATTTGCTTTCATAATTTTGCCCAGATTTATTGCATCTACGTGACTGAGTCCTATCCACACCACAAAGCCTCGAAAACAGCCAAAACGTGGACGAGAAGCGCTTTCTACACGATTCAACATCTTATTTTAGGGGTTTTCTCTCCAGCGACCTGATCTAAACCAGCCTCAAGCTCTAAACCAGGACATGGCCGAACCACTAAGTTAACTTACACTGCTATGCGAGAGCACAGTTACCCAAATCAATCGATGTGATCAAGCTCTGATCGGTCTAGGTAACTTATTTTGCTCGGAAAGTATGTCCCTTCTTAGACCTACGTTTCTGCCAGTTCCTAAGTATTAAAAGATTGCGAAAAGGCTGATGAGCTGCAGGGCGCTAGCTAACAGCGCTATGCATCCTCGTTATAAGCAATtcgaaaagagaaaaaaagtcaaCAAACAGGGCCAGACAGGAGACAGCTCTAACGAAAAGCATGTTAGCagagctagctagttagctagctggtCTGGAAACACGTTGTTTTATAGCGAAACCGTCATTTAGGGGCAAAACAAAACGCGATCCGTTCAAAACACGAAGCCT from the Pygocentrus nattereri isolate fPygNat1 chromosome 6, fPygNat1.pri, whole genome shotgun sequence genome contains:
- the tfdp1a gene encoding transcription factor Dp-1a — translated: MAKDADLIEANGELKVFIDQNLSPGKGVLSLVTVHPQSVGVGKQLLPKTLGPSNVNIAPQMVIGTPQRPSGSNVLLMNSPHTPSSQFITQSQPPDASPWSSGKRSKKGDKNGKGLRHFSMKVCEKVQRKGVTTYNEVADELVAEFSSGDNHISPNEAHVYDQKNIRRRVYDALNVLMAMNIISKEKKEIKWIGLPTNSAQECQNLEVERQRRLERIKQKQSQLQELILQQIAFKNLVQRNRQTEQQTNRPPPDNSVIHLPFIIINTSKKTVIDCSISNDKFEYLFNFDSMFEIHDDIEVLKRMGMACGLEVGKCSAEDLKIARSLVPKALEPYVTEMAQGPISNVYMTGTSSANGGRYHVGSDSGADGTMASSSNDSHYSGSRVETPVSYMGDDDDEEEYDENDDDD